In Doryrhamphus excisus isolate RoL2022-K1 chromosome 7, RoL_Dexc_1.0, whole genome shotgun sequence, one genomic interval encodes:
- the LOC131132338 gene encoding uncharacterized protein LOC131132338, producing MGNKLPSTSFFKADTPQTDPMFKTRTISKGITYYQGPQAPPSSQTPDLLHPSTPSLDQSQASPRPLLLFLSWLGAHQAAASKYFHTYVERDMDVLLVQSSVLHFLWPNWGLEYSREVLRVLESPEFSGRPVVVYASSIGGYTFTQVLAHVAHGRGEHDALAHRVVGHIYDSLVAGSLEHMATGLGKTLAPRLEGLVKIAAMFYFWLFKGSTADVYRRAIQVFESSPVTAPALFFFSENDALCDTAVLEKTMEKWRRRGVVVQSRKWKKSTHAAHMRCHPEEYRATLDRFLNSLPLMPVHAHMEDSKC from the exons ATGGGCAACAAGCTGCCGTCCACCAG CTTCTTCAAAGCCGACACCCCCCAAACAGACCCCATGTTCAAAACCAGGACCATCAGCAAAGGGATCACCTACTACCAAGGACCACAAGCACCCCCTTCATCTCAGACCCCTGACCTACTTCACCCATCCACCCCGAGCCTCGACCAATCACAGGCCTCCCCCCgccctctcctcctcttcctgtcatGGCTGGGCGCCCACCAGGCGGCGGCGTCCAAATACTTCCACACATACGTGGAGCGTGACATGGACGTGCTCCTGGTTCAGAGCAGCGTCCTCCACTTCCTGTGGCCCAACTGGGGCCTGGAGTACAGCCGGGAGGTTCTACGGGTGCTGGAGAGCCCCGAGTTCAGCGGGCGGCCCGTGGTGGTCTACGCGTCCTCCATCGGGGGCTACACTTTCACACAGGTGCTCGCTCATGTGGCCCACGGGCGGGGCGAGCACGATGCGTTGGCTCACAGGGTCGTAGGTCACATCTACGACAGCCTGGTGGCGGGCAGCCTGGAGCACATGGCCACAG GCCTCGGTAAGACGTTGGCGCCGCGTCTGGAGGGCTTGGTGAAAATCGCCGCCATGTTCTACTTTTGGCTCTTCAAAGGCAGCACGGCGGACGTGTACCGGCGCGCCATCCAGGTGTTTGAGAGCAGCCCCGTCACGGCGCCCGCTCTCTTCTTTTTCAGCGAGAACGACGCCCTGTGCGACACGGCCGTGCTGGAGAAGACCATGGAGAAGTGGCGGCGCAGGGGCGTGGTCGTGCagagcaggaagtggaagaaaTCCACGCACGCCGCGCACATGCGGTGCCACCCTGAGGAGTACCGCGCCACGCTGGACCGCTTCCTGAACTCGCTGCCTTTGATGCCCGTCCACGCGCACATGGAAGACTCCAAATGTTAA